Proteins co-encoded in one Streptomyces sp. NBC_01283 genomic window:
- a CDS encoding sugar phosphate nucleotidyltransferase: MTEAILLVGGKGTRLRPLTVHTPKPMVPAAGVPFLTHQLARARAAGVDHIVLATSYLAEVFEPYFGDGSALGLHIEYVTETEPLGTGGAIRNVASRLRSGPDDPVLIFNGDILTGLDIRALVTTHEESGADVSLHLTKVDDPRAYGLVPTDGTGRVQAFLEKPQTPEEIVTDQINAGAYVFRRSVIDTIPAGRPVSVERETFPDLLASGAHLQGMVDSTYWLDLGTPQAFVRGSADLVLGRAPSPAVPGRCGESLVLPTATVAQDAKLTAGTVVGEHAVIGEGARVAGSTVLAGAVIEPNAVVTDSLIGAGAKVGARTVLAGAVIGDGADVGADNELRDGVRVWCGAGLPAGAVRFSSDQ, translated from the coding sequence GTGACAGAAGCGATCCTCCTGGTCGGCGGCAAGGGAACCCGGCTACGCCCGCTCACGGTGCACACCCCCAAACCGATGGTTCCGGCGGCGGGCGTCCCGTTCCTCACCCACCAGCTGGCGCGGGCCCGCGCGGCCGGCGTGGACCACATCGTCCTGGCGACCTCGTACCTCGCCGAGGTCTTCGAGCCGTACTTCGGGGACGGCTCGGCGCTCGGCCTCCACATCGAGTACGTCACGGAGACCGAGCCCCTCGGCACGGGCGGCGCGATCCGCAACGTGGCATCGCGCCTGCGCTCGGGACCCGACGACCCGGTCCTGATCTTCAACGGCGACATCCTCACGGGGCTCGACATCCGCGCCCTGGTCACGACGCACGAGGAGTCGGGGGCGGACGTCTCCCTGCACCTCACGAAGGTCGACGACCCGCGCGCGTACGGCCTCGTGCCGACCGACGGCACGGGCAGGGTGCAGGCCTTCCTGGAGAAGCCGCAGACCCCCGAGGAGATCGTCACCGACCAGATCAACGCGGGCGCGTACGTGTTCCGCCGCTCGGTCATCGACACGATCCCGGCGGGCCGCCCGGTGTCGGTCGAACGCGAGACGTTCCCCGACCTGCTGGCCTCCGGAGCCCACCTGCAGGGCATGGTCGACTCGACGTACTGGCTCGACCTGGGCACGCCCCAGGCCTTCGTGCGCGGCTCCGCCGACCTGGTGCTCGGCCGCGCCCCGTCCCCCGCGGTCCCCGGGCGCTGCGGCGAAAGCCTGGTCCTGCCGACCGCCACGGTCGCCCAGGACGCGAAGCTCACCGCCGGCACCGTGGTCGGCGAGCACGCGGTGATCGGCGAGGGCGCGCGGGTGGCCGGCAGCACGGTCCTCGCGGGCGCGGTCATCGAACCGAACGCGGTCGTCACGGACTCGCTGATCGGCGCGGGCGCGAAGGTGGGCGCACGCACGGTCCTCGCGGGCGCCGTGATCGGCGACGGCGCGGACGTCGGCGCCGACAACGAACTGCGCGACGGCGTACGGGTGTGGTGCGGGGCGGGGCTGCCCGCGGGGGCCGTGCGGTTCTCGTCGGACCAGTGA